The following proteins are co-located in the Myroides profundi genome:
- the rodA gene encoding rod shape-determining protein RodA: MKNVSVQKNIDWISILLYMLLVIAGWINIYSASLPAETTSIFDLSQIYGRQLMFIIFCIPLIILIVSIDTKFYEKYAMVFYIIGLLSILGLFVFGKSVKGQTNWYQIAGFGIQPSEFVKTTTALLLAKFLSDSQAHLSSFKEQIIALVIIGVPTLFILKHDTGSAMLFVSLVFVLYREGLPSWYLWTGFITIILFVAALVVKPGIIIASIVIIAALHFYLNKKITRNPLIYIILVVIMSAFVFSVDYVYDKVLEPHQKDRINVLIGEDVNLQAEGYNLNQSKIAIGSGGWTGTGFLEGTQTKGGFVPEQHTDYIFTTVGEEWGFAGASFVIILFVCLFFRLIHLAERQKKIFNRVYGYCVICFLFIHFAFNITMLIGLFPTIGVPLPFFSYGGSSLMAFTVLLFIFLKLDANRINEW, translated from the coding sequence ATGAAAAACGTTAGTGTTCAAAAAAATATAGATTGGATATCGATACTCCTGTATATGCTTTTAGTCATAGCTGGGTGGATTAATATCTATTCGGCTTCTCTACCTGCAGAAACCACATCTATTTTTGACTTAAGCCAAATCTATGGTAGACAGCTAATGTTTATTATTTTTTGTATTCCACTTATTATATTGATTGTATCTATAGACACTAAGTTCTATGAGAAGTATGCTATGGTATTTTATATCATTGGACTACTATCCATACTTGGTTTATTTGTATTTGGTAAATCTGTAAAAGGTCAAACGAACTGGTATCAGATAGCTGGTTTTGGTATACAGCCCTCAGAGTTTGTAAAGACAACTACTGCCCTACTACTTGCTAAATTCTTATCAGATAGCCAAGCACACCTAAGTTCGTTTAAAGAGCAAATTATAGCTTTAGTTATTATTGGTGTTCCTACCCTATTTATCTTAAAGCATGATACTGGTAGTGCCATGTTATTCGTTTCTCTTGTTTTTGTTTTGTATAGAGAAGGACTACCTAGCTGGTACCTATGGACTGGATTTATAACCATTATTCTCTTCGTAGCTGCACTTGTAGTAAAACCAGGTATCATTATAGCATCTATTGTTATAATAGCGGCATTACACTTCTATTTAAACAAGAAGATAACCCGTAATCCATTAATATATATTATACTGGTTGTAATCATGTCTGCTTTCGTATTCTCTGTAGATTACGTTTATGACAAAGTATTAGAACCACACCAAAAAGACAGAATCAATGTATTAATAGGAGAAGACGTTAACTTACAAGCTGAAGGATATAACCTTAATCAATCCAAAATCGCCATTGGATCAGGAGGCTGGACAGGGACAGGATTCTTAGAAGGGACGCAAACTAAAGGAGGTTTCGTTCCAGAACAACACACAGACTATATCTTCACTACAGTAGGAGAAGAATGGGGGTTTGCTGGAGCTTCTTTTGTAATCATTCTATTTGTCTGCCTATTTTTCAGATTAATACATTTAGCAGAAAGACAGAAAAAAATATTTAACCGTGTTTATGGTTATTGTGTTATCTGCTTTCTATTCATCCACTTTGCCTTTAATATTACAATGCTTATTGGACTATTCCCTACCATAGGTGTACCCCTACCATTCTTTTCGTATGGAGGATCTAGTTTAATGGCATTTACTGTTTTATTATTTATCTTTCTTAAGCTCGATGCTAACAGAATTAATGAATGGTAA